One genomic segment of Bacillota bacterium includes these proteins:
- a CDS encoding YwaF family protein — protein sequence MMYTSILLGVILGITISLFLLKKQYVKTDKLLKVLSLLLFFVYIISFFFTDSIDSTFNLFFIDIRTPIDAQATWVFSRLMTVVMILLRWLTAVVVAWGIVGSFFKQRFLKWMMASFGIVVGILDIIFFKSHMIAFFGNDAYTLFSLRGIQFALVIVFLLILSIMNLITLIQTKSKVTKKDILTLIVVFILSCFALMPESLLYNLLGNYGDSPLDFNNEHLLLIVFSFAFIIAAYFVMFSKTQEDRNLMLMFLVLAAFFQYFYIRRTGIGSLPLHLCNTAILLMMISFVFKWKGVFYFNYFANVLGAFMAILLPNYTSDLYSSGVVHYWYNHIYVLVIPILGVAFHTFERPTLKLMIKAIGIFSIYYVFVVFINAWINNFESVDYFFTYSSFIPSKLGLESVQYHNTISFQFKELTFVFFWLFQVLYFFGFIFLMFMSWYVYDGIFQFADRYYNLILKRKKMNMDVLNLKKALNGRKLTEPINPGGIDMLKISHFSKQYGSSKNKAVDDFSLEVYAGEVFGFLGHNGAGKSTTIKSLVGIQSITEGEMEICGYSIKTQPLEAKLHIGYVSDNHAVYEKLTGREYIHYVADLYKVSKEEREERLEKYLERFALAFAIDNEIKSYSHGMKQKLVVIASLIHQPKVWILDEPLTGLDPTSAFQIKECMREHANKGNIVFFSSHVIEVVEKICDRIAIIGKGKLEGVYVIKDLLATGTSLEQLYMDSVAKQTIKGVT from the coding sequence ATGATGTACACTAGTATATTACTGGGAGTCATCCTTGGAATTACAATCAGTCTGTTTTTATTAAAAAAACAATATGTTAAGACAGATAAACTGCTAAAGGTTCTCTCACTTTTACTGTTTTTTGTCTATATAATTTCGTTTTTTTTCACAGATTCCATAGACAGCACATTTAATTTGTTTTTTATAGATATCAGAACACCCATTGATGCTCAGGCAACGTGGGTTTTTTCACGTTTAATGACTGTTGTGATGATTCTTTTAAGATGGTTAACTGCCGTAGTGGTTGCGTGGGGAATTGTTGGATCATTTTTCAAACAACGTTTTTTAAAATGGATGATGGCTTCATTTGGAATCGTCGTAGGAATTCTTGACATCATTTTTTTTAAGAGTCATATGATTGCTTTCTTTGGAAACGATGCTTACACTCTTTTTTCATTAAGAGGAATTCAGTTTGCGCTTGTGATTGTGTTTTTGCTTATTTTATCCATTATGAATCTTATTACTTTAATTCAAACAAAGAGTAAAGTGACAAAGAAAGATATATTAACCCTTATCGTTGTATTCATTCTTTCCTGTTTTGCCTTAATGCCAGAATCGCTTTTATATAACCTGCTAGGAAATTATGGCGATTCGCCTTTAGATTTTAATAATGAGCACTTATTATTAATTGTTTTTTCGTTTGCTTTTATCATTGCTGCTTATTTTGTGATGTTTTCCAAAACACAAGAAGATAGAAATCTTATGCTTATGTTTTTGGTCTTAGCAGCTTTTTTCCAATATTTCTATATAAGAAGAACTGGAATTGGTTCGCTTCCACTTCATCTATGTAATACAGCGATTTTACTTATGATGATTTCATTTGTATTTAAATGGAAAGGTGTTTTCTATTTTAATTACTTTGCTAATGTCCTAGGAGCTTTCATGGCGATTCTTTTACCAAACTATACCTCAGACTTATATTCATCTGGTGTCGTTCATTACTGGTACAATCATATTTATGTATTAGTCATTCCAATTTTAGGAGTTGCTTTTCATACGTTTGAACGCCCTACGCTCAAACTAATGATTAAAGCAATTGGAATCTTCTCAATCTATTACGTATTTGTCGTGTTTATCAATGCTTGGATTAATAATTTTGAATCAGTCGATTATTTCTTTACCTATTCAAGTTTTATCCCATCAAAACTAGGGCTTGAAAGTGTTCAATATCATAACACGATTTCATTTCAGTTTAAAGAATTAACCTTTGTTTTTTTCTGGTTGTTCCAGGTTCTATATTTCTTTGGGTTCATCTTCTTAATGTTTATGAGCTGGTATGTATACGATGGAATCTTCCAATTTGCGGATCGTTATTACAATCTTATCTTAAAACGCAAAAAAATGAACATGGATGTGTTAAATCTAAAAAAAGCTTTAAATGGTAGAAAATTAACCGAACCCATCAACCCAGGAGGAATAGACATGTTGAAAATATCTCATTTTTCAAAACAATATGGATCATCAAAAAACAAAGCAGTTGACGATTTCTCTTTAGAAGTCTATGCGGGAGAAGTCTTTGGGTTTTTAGGACATAATGGCGCAGGAAAATCGACGACCATTAAAAGTTTAGTTGGTATTCAATCCATTACAGAAGGCGAAATGGAAATTTGTGGGTATTCCATAAAAACGCAACCCTTAGAAGCAAAACTTCATATTGGATATGTATCCGATAATCACGCAGTCTACGAAAAACTAACCGGAAGAGAATACATTCATTATGTTGCGGATTTATATAAAGTCTCAAAAGAAGAAAGAGAAGAACGTTTAGAAAAATATTTAGAACGATTCGCTTTAGCTTTTGCAATCGATAACGAAATTAAAAGTTACTCCCATGGAATGAAACAAAAACTTGTCGTTATCGCATCTCTCATCCACCAACCAAAAGTATGGATTTTAGATGAACCTCTAACAGGACTTGATCCTACTAGTGCATTTCAAATTAAAGAATGCATGAGAGAACATGCCAACAAAGGCAACATCGTCTTCTTTTCATCTCACGTTATTGAAGTGGTTGAAAAGATTTGTGACCGAATTGCCATTATTGGAAAAGGAAAATTAGAAGGCGTATATGTAATCAAAGACTTATTAGCCACTGGCACTTCTTTAGAACAACTCTATATGGACAGCGTTGCAAAACAAACCATAAAAGGAGTGACTTAA
- a CDS encoding peptidylprolyl isomerase, with protein sequence MNNAVVTIEMESKNIIKIELYPDIAPNTVNNFISLVKKGFYDGVKFHRVIENFMIQGGDPEGSGMGGPGYSIKGEFSSNGFHNSLTHVRGVISMARSQHPNSAGSQFFIMHQDSPHLDGQYAGFGKVIEGIEEVDRIASVDADYRDRPVKDEIMVKVTVATFNEGYLEVEKI encoded by the coding sequence ATGAACAATGCAGTAGTAACGATAGAAATGGAAAGCAAAAATATAATTAAAATAGAGTTATATCCCGACATTGCACCAAATACCGTTAACAACTTTATCAGTTTGGTAAAAAAAGGGTTTTACGATGGTGTCAAATTTCATCGTGTAATTGAAAACTTTATGATTCAAGGTGGAGACCCTGAAGGAAGTGGTATGGGGGGACCTGGGTATAGCATAAAAGGAGAGTTTTCATCAAACGGATTTCACAACTCTTTGACGCATGTAAGAGGAGTTATATCCATGGCAAGATCACAACATCCTAATTCAGCTGGTTCTCAATTTTTTATCATGCATCAAGACTCGCCTCACTTAGATGGACAATACGCTGGGTTTGGTAAGGTAATAGAAGGCATAGAAGAAGTGGATCGAATTGCGTCTGTTGATGCGGATTATAGAGACAGACCTGTAAAAGATGAAATAATGGTTAAAGTAACGGTTGCGACCTTTAATGAAGGTTACTTGGAAGTTGAAAAGATTTAA
- a CDS encoding ABC transporter ATP-binding protein — MNVLEVKNLRKEYPKFTLDDISFCIPKGYIMGFIGENGAGKTTTLKAMLNIISKDGGHVSIFGKDIDEFEIEIKKDIAFMSGKSFYPKRKIKEITSVFKRFYLNFDEEIYLNYLKKFNLDPEKKMDELSQGMSLKYSIALALSHHAKLIILDEPTSGLDPVARDSLLELFQSIIEDGEVSILFSTHITSDLEKSADYITFIQNGKIVESLPKDDLIEKYKLINGDFDALDSIKNNLISYKKNAFGFTGLIKKEYLKENTQIRVGVPSLDDIMIYYSERKNQNEKLNL; from the coding sequence ATGAACGTATTAGAAGTTAAAAATCTCAGAAAAGAGTATCCAAAGTTTACTTTAGATGACATCTCCTTTTGTATTCCAAAAGGATATATCATGGGATTTATTGGAGAAAATGGTGCAGGAAAAACTACAACATTAAAGGCGATGTTAAATATCATTAGTAAAGATGGTGGTCATGTTTCTATCTTTGGAAAAGATATCGACGAATTTGAAATTGAGATTAAAAAGGACATCGCATTCATGTCAGGAAAATCTTTTTATCCCAAACGAAAAATTAAAGAAATTACAAGTGTCTTTAAGCGATTTTATTTGAATTTTGATGAAGAAATATACCTAAATTATTTAAAAAAATTTAACTTAGATCCAGAGAAAAAAATGGATGAATTATCTCAAGGAATGAGTTTGAAATATTCCATTGCTTTAGCCTTATCCCATCATGCTAAATTAATTATTCTTGATGAACCTACTAGCGGATTAGACCCAGTTGCAAGAGATTCTTTACTTGAGCTTTTTCAAAGCATTATTGAGGATGGAGAAGTTAGCATTTTGTTTTCTACACACATAACCAGCGACTTAGAAAAAAGTGCTGATTACATTACATTTATTCAAAATGGAAAGATTGTCGAAAGTTTACCAAAAGATGATTTAATTGAAAAATACAAACTCATAAATGGCGATTTCGACGCACTTGATTCTATTAAGAATAATTTGATATCCTATAAGAAAAACGCATTTGGTTTTACAGGTTTAATCAAAAAAGAGTATTTAAAAGAAAACACTCAAATTAGAGTTGGTGTTCCAAGCTTAGATGACATCATGATCTATTATTCAGAGAGGAAAAATCAAAATGAAAAACTTAATTTATAA
- a CDS encoding ABC-2 transporter permease, giving the protein MKNLIYKELVLSVNKFFYVLPILLAGLIMIPQWIFILVFMYFFWVSAPQIFSAYLAQQDYEFTTVLPVKKSDIAKSKGYTVIILELYHIVLAVIFGIIHVLVYGSFNIFLDISPAFFGYVFIMFGLFNIVYLPLYFKTAYYFGKPLIFAIIVSTIFGIGLELLDLLVPWASKILDNPNVFYQTGMLFAGIIIFVGLSRISLNKSAKNYEQIK; this is encoded by the coding sequence ATGAAAAACTTAATTTATAAAGAACTGGTTTTGTCTGTAAATAAATTTTTCTATGTTTTACCCATTTTACTTGCGGGTTTAATCATGATACCTCAATGGATATTCATATTAGTGTTCATGTACTTCTTTTGGGTAAGTGCCCCTCAGATTTTTTCGGCATACTTAGCTCAACAAGATTATGAATTTACAACCGTGCTTCCTGTTAAAAAAAGTGACATAGCAAAATCAAAAGGGTATACGGTTATTATTTTAGAACTATATCATATTGTTTTAGCCGTTATTTTTGGTATTATTCACGTTTTGGTCTATGGTTCTTTTAATATTTTCCTAGATATTAGTCCAGCTTTTTTTGGATATGTATTCATTATGTTTGGTCTATTTAATATTGTCTATTTACCATTATATTTCAAAACTGCTTATTATTTTGGAAAGCCACTCATATTCGCCATCATCGTTTCCACAATCTTTGGTATTGGGCTTGAATTATTAGATTTACTAGTTCCTTGGGCATCAAAAATATTGGATAATCCAAATGTCTTCTATCAAACAGGAATGTTATTTGCAGGAATCATCATATTTGTGGGGTTAAGTAGGATATCTCTAAATAAATCAGCTAAAAACTATGAGCAAATAAAATAA
- a CDS encoding GntR family transcriptional regulator, with the protein MKSYFISSKSDTSIYQQLYDQIEAQILSGELKSGTNLPSIRTMAKELRVSVITIKKTWEELEKSGYILTISGKGSYITTNSKETLKKKKFDLVKDIFRDNILQCKTLEISKKEIIDIIEDLYDVIPKKDTH; encoded by the coding sequence ATGAAAAGTTATTTTATTAGCAGCAAGTCTGACACATCCATTTACCAGCAACTTTATGATCAAATTGAGGCTCAAATCTTAAGTGGAGAGTTAAAATCTGGCACCAATTTACCTTCTATTCGAACCATGGCAAAAGAATTGAGAGTATCTGTCATTACTATTAAAAAAACTTGGGAAGAACTGGAGAAAAGTGGATACATTCTTACTATATCTGGAAAAGGATCTTACATTACAACCAATTCAAAAGAAACGCTAAAAAAAAAGAAATTCGATTTAGTGAAAGATATTTTTAGAGACAATATTTTACAGTGCAAAACTCTAGAAATATCGAAAAAAGAAATTATAGATATTATTGAAGATTTATACGATGTAATACCAAAAAAAGATACACATTAA
- a CDS encoding ATP-binding cassette domain-containing protein: MSSLLRLANIEKDFKINKVQKQVVLKGVTVDFDRGEFVALVGESGCGKSTLINIMGGLDSEYTGSVICKEAFLRDYSEKQMDDYRKKRVGMVFQDYNLISHLNLVENIEISMQMSDIEPKIRRQRSMELLKLVGLENYSKKFPSQLSGGQQQRVAIARALANNPSIILADEPTGALDKESQEIILTILQKIVQSGKLVIIVTHSELVASHCNRIVRIDDGVVVSDEVKYKVTEIAQFEKVIMPKPIKTKDIAKLSFKNLTKKGIRSLIVSIGMAIGIASVVLILNLGLGLTNYVKEVYVDNMQSTQIMVTKISGEDFSSSEINSIMELDGIEHTYQSTIIQTATYEYNDLEADIDNLTGYYEYYYPNILYGSMPSDESEMLINETMAYSLSSEGMIVSIGTEISIIYDEQIYVFIISGIYEDLSENSNEANVYISETELENLYSIEDGSNTLYVSLEDVTYVSVALEDIKSLGFVVYQEDSSVNSLLEYIEIGTKILTGVGAISMIVAAIMIFIVLYISIIERTKEIGILRAIGARKYDIRTMFVFEAGLIGLAGGVLGVIFSIAVTLATNAITEISLQTTLISYNVLYYLLGIVLSFIVSIIAGIAPAIKAADLDPVIALRFE, from the coding sequence ATGTCATCTTTGTTAAGATTAGCAAACATTGAAAAAGACTTTAAAATCAACAAGGTTCAAAAGCAAGTAGTACTAAAAGGTGTTACCGTCGACTTTGACCGTGGTGAATTCGTTGCACTTGTCGGTGAATCGGGATGTGGAAAATCTACTTTGATTAATATCATGGGAGGATTAGATAGCGAATACACGGGAAGTGTTATTTGTAAAGAGGCATTTTTAAGAGACTATTCAGAAAAGCAAATGGATGATTATCGAAAAAAAAGGGTTGGCATGGTTTTTCAAGATTATAATTTGATTAGTCATTTAAATTTAGTCGAAAACATCGAAATTTCTATGCAAATGAGTGACATTGAACCTAAAATTCGTCGCCAACGGTCGATGGAATTATTAAAACTCGTTGGCTTAGAAAATTATTCAAAAAAATTCCCTTCTCAATTATCTGGTGGTCAACAACAACGAGTTGCTATCGCAAGAGCCCTTGCAAATAATCCATCTATTATCTTAGCTGATGAACCAACAGGAGCTCTTGATAAAGAATCTCAAGAAATCATCTTAACTATTTTACAAAAGATTGTCCAATCTGGAAAACTCGTTATTATTGTGACTCATAGTGAATTAGTCGCAAGTCATTGCAATCGAATTGTTCGAATTGATGATGGAGTGGTTGTTTCAGATGAAGTGAAGTATAAGGTAACAGAAATTGCCCAATTTGAAAAAGTTATTATGCCAAAGCCAATAAAAACAAAAGATATTGCCAAATTATCTTTTAAAAATTTAACAAAAAAAGGCATTCGCAGTTTGATTGTATCCATCGGAATGGCCATTGGCATTGCTTCAGTTGTTTTGATTTTAAATTTAGGGTTAGGACTGACTAATTACGTAAAAGAAGTATATGTTGATAATATGCAATCAACTCAAATCATGGTAACGAAAATTAGTGGTGAAGATTTCAGTAGCTCTGAAATAAATAGCATTATGGAACTTGATGGAATAGAACACACTTATCAATCCACCATCATCCAAACCGCAACGTATGAATATAATGATTTGGAAGCTGACATTGATAATTTAACTGGTTATTATGAGTATTATTATCCAAACATTCTTTATGGATCTATGCCTTCAGATGAATCGGAAATGTTAATTAACGAAACTATGGCATATTCTTTATCATCTGAAGGCATGATTGTTTCGATAGGAACTGAAATTAGTATAATTTATGACGAACAAATTTATGTATTTATTATTTCAGGAATTTATGAAGATTTATCTGAAAACAGCAACGAAGCAAATGTATATATTAGTGAAACGGAACTAGAAAATCTTTATAGCATTGAAGATGGATCTAATACTTTGTATGTAAGCCTTGAAGATGTAACTTACGTTTCTGTAGCGCTTGAAGATATCAAATCACTTGGATTTGTTGTATATCAAGAAGACAGTTCTGTTAATTCGTTACTAGAGTACATTGAAATAGGTACTAAGATATTAACTGGAGTTGGCGCTATCTCCATGATTGTGGCCGCTATTATGATTTTTATTGTTCTTTACATAAGTATTATAGAAAGAACCAAAGAAATAGGAATTCTTCGCGCAATTGGTGCAAGAAAATACGATATTCGCACCATGTTTGTGTTTGAAGCTGGATTAATTGGCTTAGCAGGAGGAGTACTAGGTGTTATTTTTTCAATTGCTGTAACGCTTGCGACAAATGCGATTACAGAAATCTCGCTTCAAACAACCTTAATTAGTTACAATGTATTATATTACTTACTTGGAATTGTGTTGAGTTTTATTGTAAGCATTATTGCAGGAATTGCTCCAGCAATCAAAGCAGCAGATCTTGATCCAGTAATCGCTTTGCGATTTGAATAG
- a CDS encoding SDR family oxidoreductase: MKLKGKVAVVTGGASGMGRSISILFAQEGAKVVVSDLNLEGAKETVEMITKNGGQAIAILTNVAKEEDVQVMIDTAVKTFGTVDILINNAGIMDNMEPVGALTDAQWERVMAVNATSVMRTTRKVVPLFLEKGAGVIVNIASVGGLFGKVAGCAYTASKHAVIGITKSTGYMYAQKGIRCNAIAPGAVMTNIGSTMTNVDPFGGQRAGASVQLNPRFGKPEEIAGAALFLASDDSSFVNGTVLTVDGGWMA; the protein is encoded by the coding sequence ATGAAATTAAAAGGTAAAGTAGCGGTTGTCACAGGCGGAGCATCTGGAATGGGAAGATCCATATCCATTCTTTTTGCACAAGAAGGCGCCAAAGTTGTAGTATCTGATTTAAATCTTGAAGGTGCCAAAGAAACAGTAGAAATGATTACAAAAAATGGCGGTCAAGCCATTGCGATTTTGACAAACGTGGCAAAAGAAGAAGACGTACAAGTCATGATTGATACGGCTGTTAAAACATTTGGAACAGTTGATATTCTTATCAACAACGCCGGAATCATGGATAACATGGAACCAGTAGGTGCCTTAACAGATGCTCAATGGGAAAGAGTCATGGCGGTTAATGCAACTTCAGTGATGAGAACCACAAGAAAAGTTGTACCTTTGTTCCTTGAAAAAGGTGCAGGTGTAATCGTTAATATTGCTTCTGTTGGTGGTTTATTTGGAAAAGTTGCTGGATGTGCATACACAGCTAGCAAACATGCAGTAATCGGAATTACGAAGAGCACAGGTTACATGTACGCTCAAAAAGGAATTCGTTGTAATGCCATTGCACCAGGAGCCGTTATGACAAATATTGGATCCACAATGACAAACGTTGATCCATTCGGTGGACAACGAGCTGGAGCGAGTGTCCAACTCAATCCACGTTTTGGAAAACCAGAAGAAATAGCAGGAGCAGCTTTATTTTTAGCAAGTGACGATTCAAGTTTTGTTAATGGAACTGTTCTTACCGTTGATGGCGGATGGATGGCTTAA
- a CDS encoding Rho termination factor N-terminal domain-containing protein: MEKLLFKNNIVNIVVGVILTLFTILAYFLGWIGEFLAIFIGIILIALSLQRFIITFKKVRSRNATAVLMIEIILDLLLGTLLIITQKNAEIYIGLILFLRGFSYLIINYLINRPIKFIIYLMNILFLTVGCFFMFRPPLGLNYLEIAALCLFVFIGLIYIIFGILYLNENKKKQPIKEELALVKQAAKPTEPPMNTVVKPTETPKPDPKPEVKIETPPKPKPIEPAPVVKTQNLTEMTVSELKAIAKEKNIYGYSKMVKSELIAVIRKTKS; encoded by the coding sequence ATGGAAAAGTTATTATTTAAGAACAACATCGTAAATATTGTTGTTGGAGTCATACTCACTCTTTTTACAATACTCGCTTATTTTTTAGGATGGATTGGTGAATTTCTTGCAATTTTCATCGGTATCATTTTGATTGCGTTATCTTTACAACGTTTTATCATTACGTTTAAGAAAGTTAGAAGTCGAAACGCAACTGCCGTTTTGATGATAGAAATCATCTTAGATTTGCTACTAGGCACATTATTGATTATCACTCAAAAGAATGCCGAAATATATATTGGTTTAATACTGTTTTTAAGAGGGTTTTCCTATTTAATTATTAATTATCTAATCAATAGACCAATTAAGTTTATTATCTACTTAATGAACATTTTGTTCTTAACTGTTGGATGCTTCTTTATGTTTAGACCACCACTCGGATTGAATTATTTAGAAATTGCTGCATTATGCCTCTTTGTCTTCATCGGACTTATCTACATTATCTTTGGAATTCTCTATTTAAATGAGAATAAGAAAAAACAACCTATCAAAGAGGAATTAGCGCTTGTAAAACAAGCCGCTAAACCTACTGAACCTCCAATGAATACCGTAGTGAAACCAACAGAAACTCCAAAACCAGATCCCAAACCTGAAGTGAAAATAGAAACACCACCTAAACCAAAGCCTATTGAACCAGCACCTGTAGTAAAGACACAAAATTTAACAGAAATGACGGTTTCGGAGCTAAAAGCCATTGCGAAAGAAAAAAACATATATGGTTATAGCAAAATGGTTAAATCTGAATTGATTGCGGTTATTAGAAAAACAAAATCATAA
- a CDS encoding GntR family transcriptional regulator: MNKPLNKTLDVVKDIQDKIINNSLKSEDKLLPLRELAISYNTSRSVINAAIHILSTKGYVSVSSRHFVVVNDFLYSGSLDVVRDIYSQSRGTLRKKTIEEVLSIRKLVELDALDNIIINRRNIDKLNEILRLEINWVEKEKENLEEICNLDCEFHECLVKTSGNAVLFLLYRSFKDIEHDLVRRFYESKHEVMNVVSSHKALIFAIESQNIVDSKNIWRNLLEEGEKVVLSGKT, encoded by the coding sequence ATGAATAAACCATTAAATAAAACACTAGATGTTGTAAAAGATATTCAAGATAAAATTATTAATAACAGTTTAAAATCAGAAGATAAGTTGCTTCCACTTCGAGAACTTGCTATAAGCTATAATACAAGTCGGTCCGTGATTAATGCTGCGATACATATCCTTTCCACAAAAGGATATGTATCGGTAAGTTCAAGGCATTTTGTTGTAGTAAACGATTTTCTATATTCAGGAAGTTTGGATGTTGTAAGAGATATCTATTCACAATCAAGAGGAACTTTAAGAAAAAAAACAATTGAAGAAGTTCTATCAATTCGTAAACTAGTTGAATTAGATGCGTTAGACAATATTATAATTAACAGAAGAAATATAGATAAACTGAATGAAATTCTTCGTTTAGAAATAAACTGGGTTGAAAAGGAAAAAGAAAATTTAGAGGAAATTTGCAATTTAGATTGCGAATTTCATGAATGTTTAGTAAAGACGTCCGGAAACGCTGTTCTCTTTTTGCTTTATCGGTCTTTTAAAGATATTGAGCATGACTTAGTCAGAAGATTTTACGAATCAAAACACGAAGTAATGAATGTTGTATCAAGTCATAAAGCTTTAATTTTTGCAATTGAAAGTCAAAATATTGTAGACTCTAAAAATATTTGGAGAAATTTGCTTGAAGAAGGCGAAAAAGTAGTTTTGTCAGGAAAAACATAA
- a CDS encoding glycyl-radical enzyme activating protein: MRILNIQRMSTEDGPGLRTTVFFKGCPLHCTWCHNPESIPFSFNKEWIKSSCIFCLDCIKVCKQNALHYKEKKIIINRALCNLCMKCVDVCPTSALKAIGEDISVLSLYEELIKDKAYFSNGGGITLSGGEVLLQTKEVALLLKRLKRDNLNIAIDTSGFADYENIKEIIPYTDIFLYDIKFFSEEKHNFFCNTSNQLIKENLIKLNQEKTKIWIRTPIIPKATDFDENILEIATFLKDNNIDFDRWELCAFNNLCKDKYSRLDLKWDFQNEPLMTKQRMNELETLAKSVLPAKSKNIFSTGTYQLEVQYE; this comes from the coding sequence ATGCGTATTTTGAATATTCAAAGAATGTCCACTGAAGATGGACCAGGATTAAGAACAACCGTATTTTTTAAGGGTTGTCCACTTCACTGTACTTGGTGTCACAATCCAGAATCAATTCCTTTTTCCTTTAATAAAGAGTGGATAAAATCTAGTTGCATCTTTTGCTTGGATTGTATCAAGGTCTGTAAACAAAATGCTCTTCACTATAAAGAGAAAAAGATAATTATAAATAGAGCTTTATGCAATCTATGCATGAAATGTGTTGATGTCTGTCCAACCTCTGCTTTGAAAGCTATTGGAGAAGATATCTCAGTCTTAAGTCTTTACGAAGAGTTAATCAAAGACAAAGCATATTTTAGTAATGGTGGTGGAATTACTTTATCAGGTGGAGAAGTGCTTTTGCAAACAAAGGAAGTTGCATTACTTCTAAAACGTTTGAAGCGGGATAACTTAAATATTGCAATTGATACTTCTGGATTTGCAGATTACGAAAATATCAAAGAAATTATTCCTTATACAGATATTTTTCTATATGATATTAAATTTTTTTCTGAAGAAAAGCACAATTTTTTTTGTAACACTAGCAATCAATTAATCAAAGAAAATCTTATTAAATTAAATCAAGAGAAGACAAAAATTTGGATTCGTACCCCAATCATTCCAAAAGCAACTGATTTTGATGAGAATATTTTAGAAATTGCAACATTCTTAAAAGACAATAACATTGATTTTGATAGATGGGAATTATGTGCCTTTAACAACCTCTGTAAAGACAAATATTCGAGGCTTGATCTAAAGTGGGATTTTCAAAATGAACCGCTAATGACCAAGCAAAGAATGAACGAGTTAGAAACATTGGCAAAATCTGTCTTACCTGCAAAAAGTAAAAATATCTTTTCCACAGGAACTTATCAATTGGAGGTACAATATGAATAA
- a CDS encoding LURP-one-related family protein has product MKFYIKQKVFTLKDQFNITDESQIMMYQVKGKFMSLTNKLELLDKNGNALLFSHRKVLTLLSKYFISNLKGEEVAIIKRKFSLLPKFDLSILGKELTMEGSLFAHSFTILDHGGEVASIKKKIISWGDTYEIEIYGQENVELFLFAVIILDQVIHEKKHRY; this is encoded by the coding sequence ATGAAATTTTATATTAAACAAAAAGTTTTTACGCTTAAAGATCAATTTAATATTACTGATGAATCGCAAATCATGATGTATCAAGTGAAAGGAAAGTTCATGAGTCTTACAAATAAATTGGAATTATTAGACAAGAATGGAAATGCTTTGCTTTTTTCTCATAGAAAAGTATTAACACTTTTGTCTAAGTATTTTATCTCCAATTTAAAAGGCGAAGAAGTAGCTATAATCAAAAGGAAATTTTCTCTACTTCCTAAATTTGATTTGTCTATTCTTGGAAAAGAATTAACCATGGAAGGAAGCCTTTTTGCACATTCCTTTACTATTTTGGATCACGGTGGTGAGGTTGCCTCTATCAAGAAAAAAATAATCTCATGGGGTGATACATATGAGATTGAGATTTATGGGCAAGAAAATGTGGAACTATTCTTATTTGCTGTTATAATTTTAGATCAAGTTATCCACGAAAAAAAACATAGATATTAA